From the Polaribacter gangjinensis genome, the window TGTTTTAGCCACTATTTTAATTGCTTTTACAACATTAATTTTAAAGTTTTTCTAAATGAAATACTACATTATTGCAGGTGAAGCTTCAGGAGATTTGCATGGATCAAACTTGATGAAAGCCCTTTTCGAAGAAGATGCAACAGCTGATATTCGTTTTTGGGGTGGAGATTTAATGCAAAATGTGGGAGGAACTTTAGTAAGTCATTACAAAGAACGAGCGTTTATGGGCTTTTTTGAAGTGATTAAAAACTTAACGAAAGTCCTACAATTCATCAAATTTTGTAAAGAAGATATTGCAAAATTTCAGCCAGATGTTATTGTTTTTATAGACAATTCAGGATTCAATTTACGCATTGCAAAATGGGCGAAACAGCAAGGCTTTAAAACCAACTATTACATTTCTCCTCAAGTTTGGGCAAGTAGAGCAGGTAGAGTTGAAGACATCAAAAGAGATATTGATAACATGTTTGTGATTTTACCTTTTGAAAAAGAGTTTTACAAACAATTTAATTACGAAGTTACTTTTGTTGGTCATCCATTAATTGATGCAATTGCTGATAGAAATCAAGTAGATATTTGGGGTTTTCGCAATGAATATAATCTTGATGAACGACCAATCATCGCTATTTTACCCGGAAGTAGAAAGCAAGAAATCACAAAAATGTTGAGTGTAATGTTGTCAATTATTGATGATTTTAAAGAATATCAATTTGTAATTGCAGGCGCTCCAAGTCAAGATTTTTCTTTTTACAAGCAAATTATTGGGGATAAAAATGTGGCCTACATCAATAATAAAACTTACGATTTATTAAGTGTTTCTCATGCTGCTTTGGTTGCTTCAGGAACTGCAACTTTAGAAACAGCATTATTTAAAGTGCCTCAAGTGGTTTGTTATAAAGGCGGCTTTATTTCGTATCAAATTGCAAAAAGAATCATTACCTTAAAATTTATTTCGCTTGTAAATTTAATTATGGATAAAGAAGTCGTAACCGAACTAATCCAAAATGATTTTACAAAATCGAATTTAATAAAAGAACTTTCAAAAATTTTAGAGTCAAATCAAAGAAAAAAACTATTTTTGGACTATTATGATTTAGAAATAAAATTAGGAGGAAAAGGAGCTTCCAAAAAAACAGCCAATCTTATTGTAAATTGTTTAAAAACAAATTGTTAATGAGCAAAATTTATTTTTCACTACTAGTAATTTTAGTTCTTTTAAGTGCTTGCTCATCAACACAAGATATATATTCTATAAAATCAAGTTCAAATGTAAAAATCAATAATGTTGTTGATTTTGCACTGAAACACGAAGGTGTAAAATATAGGTATGGAGGAACAACAAACAAAGGAATGGATTGTTCAGGCTTGGTAACCACATCTTTTAAAGAAGCCAACATTACCTTACCACGAAGTTCTGGAGATATGTCAAAAGAAGGAAAAGAAATTCCTTTAGAAAGTGTAAAAAAAGGTGATTTAGTATTCTTTGCCGCTAGAAATAGGAAAAAAAACATAGATCATGTTGGTTTAGTTACAGAGAACAAAAACGGCAAAATTCAATTCATTCACTCTACTACTCAAAGAGGTGTTATTATCTCTTCATTTTCTGAAGAATATTGGCAAAGAACTTTTGTAAAAGCAGTTACATTATTTTAAAATTTCTTCAAAAAAAATAGTAACTTTCACTCGCTATGAGAAAGTTACTTCGATTTTTACCCTTTCACTTTTGTGTATTCCTAATTTTTGGAATTTACGTCCAATTGTACCTAGAAATTTGGCGATTTGATTTTTATATTTTTTTCAGTATTCATTTTCTTTTTCTACTAATTTTAGGATTAGTTCATCATAAAAAAATACGAACTTTTTTAACTTTTGGATATTTTTTCTTTGTAGGTATTTCCAGTGTTTTTATTAATGATGATGCCAATTATTCCAATTATTTTGACAGATTTTCAAATAATGATTCAAGGGTAGTTTTAAAAGTTGATAAAGTTTTAAAACCAAGTAGTTTTCATCAAAAATATCAAGTAAAAGTTATAGAAGTTGATCATCAAAAAACCAGAGGTTTAGCCCTGTTAAACATAGCAAAAGATTCTTTTCAAAAGACGTTAAAAGTGGATGAATTGATTCTTGTAAATTCCACTTTTAGTGAGATCAATTCTCCTTTAAATCCACATCAATTTGATTATCAAAAATATTTAAAAAATCAAGGAATTCGTCAACAAATATTCATCGGTAAATCTGATTTTTTACGCCTTGGATTTGGTTCAAGAACCTTGAAAGGTTGGGCTGAGCAATTCCGAAATTTTGTTCAATTTTCTTTAAATACTCATGATTTTAAAGTTGATGAAATTGTGGTTATGAATGCCTTGTTATTAGGTGAAAGAAAAGAGATTTCTAAAGAGTTATTGACTGATTATTCCAATGCAGGAGCCATTCATATTTTGGCTGTTTCAGGTTTGCACGTTGGAATTATCTTGATTTTATTGGTAAAAATTTTCAGTTTTTTAACCTATTTTAAAAACGGAAAAATAGTTCAAACAATTTTGATTTTAATAATTTTATGGATGTTTGCTTTCATTGCAGGCTTGTCAGCTTCAGTAGTTAGAGCGGTAACTATGTTTTCATTTTTAGCAATTGGGCAACAGTTTGGGAGCAAAAGAATCAACCTTTTTTCATTGTTTTCTTCATTGTTTATATTGCTCATTTTTAATCCACTTTTTCTGTTTGATTTTGGTTTTCAACTGAGTTATTTAGCCGTTTTAGGAATCATAACGATGCAACAAAAAGTGTATCATTTTTTTCGATTTAAATCAAAAATTATTGATTTTTTCTGGCAAATTTCCTCAGTATCTATTGCCGCTCAAATAGGAGTTTTACCATTAAGTTTGTATTATTTTCATCAATTTCCAGGATTATTTTTCCTGTCAAACATGGTCATTATTCCTGTTTTGGGTTTTGTTTTAATGATGGGAATTGTTGTTTCTTTTCTTTCAATTTGTAAAATTTTGCCACCTTTTTTAGCTGATTTATACGGATTTATAATTTCATTGATGAATGGATTTGTCAATTGGATTTCAAATCAAGAAGCTTTTTTATGGAAAGATATTTCTCTTTCTTTTTGGTTGCTTTTGGCAAGTTATGTATTGATATTTTTCGGAGTTCGTTTTTTACAAAATACATCAACCAAAAAAATGTTGTTATTTTTAGGAAGTATTGTTGTTTTACAGAGTGTCATTTTATTTGAAAAATTTGAGAAACATCAAACAAAAGAGTTTATTGTTTTTCATAAAACCAAACAAGCCGTTATTGGATTTCGAAATTCAAATACTATTGAAATTCATCATAATGTTGATAGTTTACAACAGCTAAATTCCGTCATAAATCCTTATAAAATTGGTGAAAATGTTGAAGTTTCTTTTAAAAAAATGATTTCAAATGTATATATGTTTGAAAATCAGCCAATATTAATAATTGATAGTCTAGGAGTTTATCAGTTAGAAAATCTAAAAAATTCAGTGGTTATTTTACAAAATTCACCTAAAATAAATTTAGAGCGAATGATTACAGCAATTCAACCTAAAATAATTATTGCTGACGGAAGTAATTTTAAATCGTATATCAATCGTTGGAAAATAACCTCTCAAAAAATGAAAATTCCATTTTATTATACAGGAGAAAAAGGCGCTTTTCGTATGAAAAATTAAGGATTCAATTTGCTTTTAAATTTCTTTTCAAACTCTTCCCAAGTGATATCATTGTAGGCTTCTGTATTGAAAAAAGCCAATACTTTTTCAAAATGTTCTTTTGGTAAATACCCTGGAATTACTTGCAACAATTCTTCGTTTTTGGTTAAGAAAATTGTGCTTGGATACGATAATTTTCCATCTAAAAAAGCTACTGCAAGCTCATGATATTGTGTTCTTCCTTGTTGTTTAAATTTGAAAGTGTGGCCTTTATATTTGATATCTTCTTTGCCCTCTCCATTCAATTTTATGGCATAAAAATGTGTATTGATATATTTTGCAATTACTTCATTTTCATAGGTTTCTTTGGTCATTTTTTTACAAAATCCACACCAATCTGTATAAACATTAATTAAAATAGGTTTTGGATTAGTTTTGTTCAATTCAATAGCTTTTTCAAATGAAAGCCAATTGATTTTTTCTTGTGCATTCATTGAAAATGAGGTGCAAAAGAAAACAAAAATGAGGAGGATTTTTTTCATGTACAGATTATCGATAAATCAATTGCAAATTTACAATTAATTAATAATTTAGGGGAGTTTTAGTAGTTAATCTATTCAAAATTCTTCTAGAATATTTTACACAAAAAAACCTCATAAGAATTCACTTATGAGGTTTTGAGTTTTATAAATTAGATTAATGTACGTTTCCTAATAATTTTTTCATCACTGGAGACATCAATAAAACAACAGCTCCTGCACCCATAGAGTATAATGCTATTAAATGAAATCCATCAGTGTAAATCGATAACGTTTCTAATCCACCAACATTGATGTCAGTACTTTCAACAGCTAATTGTTCACCAATAAATCCTACAATTTGAAATGCAAAAGCCGATGATAAAAACCAAACTCCCATCATAAATGAAACAATATTTTTTGGAGATAAATCTGTAATTTTTGACAATCCAACAGGAGACATAAACAATTCACCAATAGAAATGATAAAATACATAACCAATAAATATGCAAAAGGTACCATGCCATTTTCATCTGCACTTGCACCACTTATTGATAAAATATAGAAACACAAACCCGCTAAAAGTAAGCCAAAACCAAATTTATAAGGTGTTCTTGGATTCAATCCTTTTTTAGCTAAAAATCCCCAAAGTAGTGAAATTGGAATTGCCAAAATAATGATAAACATTGAGTTTAAAGCATTGGTTTGACTGGCTGACATGATGCCATCTAAAGCAACATTTCTTGATGCGAATAAAGTAATTACACTTCCTGATAATTCATGAAAACCCCAAAAAAGTGTCATAAAAAAAGTGATTAGAACAGCCATTATTAATTTTTTTCTTGCTTCTGATTCTAATTTTGCCATGATAAAAATTAAATATCCTAAGACTGCAAAACCTATAAATTTAAAAATTCCACTTACGTAATTTTGTTGCCAAGAAGCTAATAAATATGCAATTCCAGGAGCTGATAAAAATGCAATAATTGGAATTAATGTTTTTTGTGGA encodes:
- the lpxB gene encoding lipid-A-disaccharide synthase, producing the protein MKYYIIAGEASGDLHGSNLMKALFEEDATADIRFWGGDLMQNVGGTLVSHYKERAFMGFFEVIKNLTKVLQFIKFCKEDIAKFQPDVIVFIDNSGFNLRIAKWAKQQGFKTNYYISPQVWASRAGRVEDIKRDIDNMFVILPFEKEFYKQFNYEVTFVGHPLIDAIADRNQVDIWGFRNEYNLDERPIIAILPGSRKQEITKMLSVMLSIIDDFKEYQFVIAGAPSQDFSFYKQIIGDKNVAYINNKTYDLLSVSHAALVASGTATLETALFKVPQVVCYKGGFISYQIAKRIITLKFISLVNLIMDKEVVTELIQNDFTKSNLIKELSKILESNQRKKLFLDYYDLEIKLGGKGASKKTANLIVNCLKTNC
- a CDS encoding C40 family peptidase; this encodes MSKIYFSLLVILVLLSACSSTQDIYSIKSSSNVKINNVVDFALKHEGVKYRYGGTTNKGMDCSGLVTTSFKEANITLPRSSGDMSKEGKEIPLESVKKGDLVFFAARNRKKNIDHVGLVTENKNGKIQFIHSTTQRGVIISSFSEEYWQRTFVKAVTLF
- a CDS encoding ComEC/Rec2 family competence protein — encoded protein: MYLEIWRFDFYIFFSIHFLFLLILGLVHHKKIRTFLTFGYFFFVGISSVFINDDANYSNYFDRFSNNDSRVVLKVDKVLKPSSFHQKYQVKVIEVDHQKTRGLALLNIAKDSFQKTLKVDELILVNSTFSEINSPLNPHQFDYQKYLKNQGIRQQIFIGKSDFLRLGFGSRTLKGWAEQFRNFVQFSLNTHDFKVDEIVVMNALLLGERKEISKELLTDYSNAGAIHILAVSGLHVGIILILLVKIFSFLTYFKNGKIVQTILILIILWMFAFIAGLSASVVRAVTMFSFLAIGQQFGSKRINLFSLFSSLFILLIFNPLFLFDFGFQLSYLAVLGIITMQQKVYHFFRFKSKIIDFFWQISSVSIAAQIGVLPLSLYYFHQFPGLFFLSNMVIIPVLGFVLMMGIVVSFLSICKILPPFLADLYGFIISLMNGFVNWISNQEAFLWKDISLSFWLLLASYVLIFFGVRFLQNTSTKKMLLFLGSIVVLQSVILFEKFEKHQTKEFIVFHKTKQAVIGFRNSNTIEIHHNVDSLQQLNSVINPYKIGENVEVSFKKMISNVYMFENQPILIIDSLGVYQLENLKNSVVILQNSPKINLERMITAIQPKIIIADGSNFKSYINRWKITSQKMKIPFYYTGEKGAFRMKN
- a CDS encoding thioredoxin family protein; amino-acid sequence: MKKILLIFVFFCTSFSMNAQEKINWLSFEKAIELNKTNPKPILINVYTDWCGFCKKMTKETYENEVIAKYINTHFYAIKLNGEGKEDIKYKGHTFKFKQQGRTQYHELAVAFLDGKLSYPSTIFLTKNEELLQVIPGYLPKEHFEKVLAFFNTEAYNDITWEEFEKKFKSKLNP
- a CDS encoding peptide MFS transporter, giving the protein MLDKEVTIPSQEPEMFGHPKGLFYLFFAELWERFSFYGMRALLTLYMVQEIFKAIAERDVATAVVYASYGSLVYASTVIGGQISDKILGMRASIFLGGILMALGHFVLAIQNDIAFFLALAFIVVGNGFFKPNISTFVGSLYKAGDVRKDSGFTIFYMGINIGGFVAPLLCGWLAAEYGWHYGFGLAGIGMLTGLLFFWSGIKNNVFGDRGMPLNREVYEKKVLGIPQKTLIPIIAFLSAPGIAYLLASWQQNYVSGIFKFIGFAVLGYLIFIMAKLESEARKKLIMAVLITFFMTLFWGFHELSGSVITLFASRNVALDGIMSASQTNALNSMFIIILAIPISLLWGFLAKKGLNPRTPYKFGFGLLLAGLCFYILSISGASADENGMVPFAYLLVMYFIISIGELFMSPVGLSKITDLSPKNIVSFMMGVWFLSSAFAFQIVGFIGEQLAVESTDINVGGLETLSIYTDGFHLIALYSMGAGAVVLLMSPVMKKLLGNVH